One Apostichopus japonicus isolate 1M-3 chromosome 14, ASM3797524v1, whole genome shotgun sequence genomic window carries:
- the LOC139980100 gene encoding uncharacterized protein, protein MAESEPKPVEDSGVSDVTTLKRSCSGYVGLLARYYKELEALLTDPMNYELASKKYAELNKIFESYVTRYNEYASKLEEKEADVASEQFEVNRVNKVEFDKRITEWFQEVQKVPDKDDRPTRCDTEVESVRSYRSKGSALSDTSSIRLKEAKAKKALADLRRQQFIKMQKLREQQFQLEQELARAEVENDIASAEAELHIWQEEIRTEDGRGEQPKGTEDAGKVGDKPREVKGPCVTLNPNAPEFINNVETVYDSMGKGNLSNESNLSQFMQAINLSVHMPKPELEVFTGNPVEYWSFINNFEASIASKVSDDRVKLTYLLQFCENEVKDSISCCVLMEPTEGYQRARDILAKQYGQPHVVAHALIEQVLNRAQLKPNDAKELSDLARSMRKCEITLSQTGYLADLHSSDTLLKVQKLLPMYMQSDWAKRAQSNMLRGIVPNFRHITEFVEEYVQVANSIYGRNMGTQVKETKQLPRGVKYPMNGGRRLTTLTTQSSQRETYVNKVAWKCPCCSQRHSLDACKDFQSKSQRDRFKLIRKLRLCDNCFKPRHIASDCRLQPGCQVEGCNRRHHTLLHIYPTERNSESPQTGSGEVDKSNERTQGVSLSTVKSPRVCLRVLPVKVRGNGREVTTLALLDQGSDTSLCENELVRELGIVGESAVYELSTVNSPATVTKGVEIALEVVGLEGNENIELLNVWSVESLPVTKRSIPTQDQVNKWPHLRDIEFQTMDREKVQLLIGSDTPEAFWVLEERRGKRKEPYAVRTPLGWTVMGPLAGSCGSPRSFLVNHVAHERLEEQVKRFWELDHGFGGSADERVCDSINDQRARKIMEDSVVLKDGHYQMRLPWRHYPPSLPNNRTMVESRLGSLRKRLLKDEDLHQRYKAVMEDYLRKGYARKVDVSGDVCKRGEIWYLPHHPVINPNKPNKLRIVFDCAAQYQGLSLNSQLLQGPDNTNSLIGVLTRFREEKIAIAADIEGMFNQVRVAPRDLDALRFLWWDEGDLTTSPQEFQMCVHLFGATSSPSCAGFALRRTADDNQDSFDEEVRQTVYDNFYVDDCLRSVRTTEDGRRLIPQLRDMLSLGGFRLTKWVSNDREVLSMVPPAERASSVVDLDFTHLPLERTLGVLWDMESDRFKFKVAVKDVPNTRRGILSATSSLYDPLGLVAPFTLEGKVLLQDLCAQGLSWDEPVKDEELRRWQNWLEELPDLESAEISRCIKPPYFDDVSYDVHIFGDASERGYAVSAYVRTKDSGGKVHCTLLMGKARVCPIKKVTVPRLELTAATLAVKVGQVLQSELSIPLKSTTYWTDSTTVLLYVRNEGRRFKTFVANRVAAIREASTVDQWRYVDTHQNPADDGSRGLHARDLTSTCRWLNGPAFLWDAEENWPEIPSGIENLEGRELPEDIQDECKVKKQTYLNTTNGVVARLLEKYSSWTRLKRGVAWILRYKEYLVARCRGKQPCKETVLSLQELKEAELAVIKYVQQKAFHEELHLLRQKKVSKLWSNNAFNKINPVLHDGVLRVGGRLRNAPVAYDEMHPIILPSNDRVTSLIIIHHHLLVGHSGSGMTWSSLRNKFWILKGGAAVRKVIGKCFDCKRRNAPRGSQFMSELPSVRVTPENPPFTFVGVDYFGPLWVKQGRSQVKRWGCVFTCMTMRAVHIELADNLDTDSFLNALRRFISRRGTPAKILSDNGSNFKGGERELREAVQSLNNARTENFLLNKEIEWQFNPPAASHMGGIWERIIRSVRRILKALVKEQLINQEVLTTLLTEVEAILNARPLTQISLDPRDNQPLTPNHLLLLKGNPNIAPGEFVKTDGYGRRRWRQCQYLANQFWRRWIREYLPLLQTRQKWNKEKRSLRVGDLVLMVNESLPRGKWSVGRVEQVFPDRFGRVRQVEIRVGSQYYKRPIVKLCLLEEADSE, encoded by the coding sequence ATGGCTGAGTCAGAACCAAAGCCGGTTGAAGATAGCGGTGTGAGTGACGTTACAACGTTGAAGAGATCCTGTAGTGGATATGTGGGTCTATTAGCCAGGTATTACAAGGAGCTGGAGGCGCTTTTAACAGACCCCATGAATTATGAACTGGCCTCTAAGAAATACGCtgagctgaataaaatattTGAGTCTTACGTGACAAGGTATAATGAGTACGCCAGTAAGCTGGAAGAGAAGGAGGCAGATGTAGCCTCTGAGCAGTTTGAAGTTAACCGTGTAAACAAAGTTGAGTTTGACAAACGAATAACAGAATGGTTCCAGGAAGTCCAGAAGGTCCCAGACAAAGATGATAGGCCAACGAGATGCGACACAGAAGTAGAATCCGTTAGAAGCTATCGGTCAAAGGGTAGTGCGCTAAGCGACACTTCATCAATCAGACTGAAGGAGGCTAAGGCAAAGAAGGCATTGGCAGATCTGAGGAGGCAGCAGTTTATTAAAATGCAGAAACTGAGAGAACAGCAATTTCAGTTAGAACAGGAACTTGCTAGGGCTGAAGTAGAGAACGACATTGCTAGTGCTGAAGCCGAACTACACATATGGCAAGAAGAAATACGTACTGAAGATGGCCGAGGTGAACAACCTAAAGGAACTGAGGATGCTGGGAAGGTTGGTGACAAGCCTAGGGAAGTTAAAGGTCCATGTGTTACACTAAATCCTAATGCACCAGAATTCATTAATAATGTAGAGACTGTTTATGATTCTATGGGCAAGGGAAATTTGTCAAACGAAAGTAATCTGTCACAGTTTATGCAGGCCATTAATTTGTCTGTTCACATGCCCAAACCAGAGTTAGAGGTGTTTACTGGTAATCCAGTAGAATACTGGagctttattaataattttgagGCAAGCATTGCCAGTAAGGTGAGTGACGACAGAGTTAAATTAACTTACTTGTTGCAGTTCTGTGAGAATGAGGTAAAGGACAGCATAAGTTGTTGTGTGCTCATGGAGCCTACAGAAGGCTACCAGCGTGCCAGGGACATTTTAGCAAAACAGTATGGGCAACCGCATGTGGTCGCACATGCTCTGATTGAACAAGTGTTAAATAGAGCCCAGCTTAAGCCTAACGATGCCAAAGAGTTGTCTGACCTTGCAAGAAGTATGAGAAAATGTGAGATAACGTTGAGTCAAACAGGGTACTTGGCAGACCTGCATTCTAGTGACACCTTGCTGAAGGTCCAAAAATTGTTGCCCATGTATATGCAATCAGATTGGGCGAAAAGAGCACAGTCTAACATGCTAAGGGGCATTGTTCCTAATTTCAGGCATATCACAGAGTTTGTGGAAGAGTATGTGCAGGTAGCAAACAGTATCTATGGGAGAAATATGGGCACACAAGTAAAGGAAACTAAGCAACTTCCTAGGGGAGTAAAGTACCCCATGAACGGTGGGAGAAGGTTGACTACATTAACCACGCAGAGTTCCCAAAGGGAAACCTATGTAAACAAGGTAGCATGGAAATGTCCATGTTGTTCTCAGAGGCATAGCCTCGACGCATGTAAAGATTTTCAGAGCAAGTCACAAAGAGATAGGTTTAAGTTGATTCGTAAACTGAGGTTATGTGATAATTGCTTTAAGCCTAGGCATATCGCAAGTGATTGCAGGTTACAACCTGGATGTCAGGTAGAAGGATGCAATAGGAGACATCATACTCTTTTGCATATTTACCCTACTGAACGTAACAGCGAGAGTCCCCAGACAGGTTCCGGGGAGGTGGACAAATCAAATGAGAGAACTCAAGGAGTTAGTCTCTCGACAGTTAAGTCTCCAAGAGTATGTCTCAGAGTATTGCCTGTTAAAGTAAGAGGTAATGGTAGAGAAGTTACTACCCTCGCATTACTTGATCAGGGCAGTGATACATCTCTTTGTGAAAATGAGCTAGTCAGAGAACTAGGAATAGTGGGAGAAAGTGCAGTATATGAACTAAGTACTGTTAATTCCCCTGCCACTGTGACAAAGGGTGTAGAAATAGCTCTTGAGGTCGTAGGCCTGGAAGGCAACGAGAATATTGAGTTGCTAAATGTATGGTCAGTCGAAAGTCTCCCCGTAACAAAGCGTAGTATTCCTACCCAAGACCAGGTGAACAAATGGCCACACTTAAGGGACATAGAGTTCCAGACTATGGATAGGGAGAAGGTTCAACTTCTTATAGGGAGTGATACCCCTGAGGCATTTTGGGTCCTCGAAGAGAGAaggggaaaaagaaaggaaCCGTACGCAGTGAGAACACCTTTAGGTTGGACGGTAATGGGCCCCCTAGCTGGTTCATGTGGGTCACCCAGGTCGTTTTTAGTGAATCATGTTGCCCATGAAAGGCTCGAAGAACAGGTAAAGCGCTTCTGGGAGCTGGACCATGGGTTTGGGGGATCTGCAGATGAAAGAGTATGCGACTCTATTAATGATCAAAGGGCTCGCAAGATCATGGAAGACAGCGTCGTTCTCAAAGACGGGCACTATCAGATGAGGTTGCCATGGCGCCATTATCCACCTTCCTTGCCGAATAATAGGACAATGGTTGAGTCAAGACTTGGGAGCTTGAGGAAGCGGCTCCTCAAGGATGAGGATCTCCATCAGCGGTATAAGGCTGTTATGGAAGACTATCTGAGAAAGGGATATGCACGCAAGGTAGACGTGAGCGGAGATGTCTGTAAGCGAGGCGAGATCTGGTACCTTCCACATCATCCTGTGATTAATCCCAATAAGCCAAATAAATTACGAATCGTTTTTGACTGTGCGGCGCAATACCAAGGATTATCCCTGAACAGTCAGCTCCTGCAGGGGCCGGACAATACCAATAGCTTGATTGGGGTGTTAACTCGATTCCGAGAAGAGAAGATTGCCATTGCAGCGGATATCGAGGGAATGTTTAACCAGGTCAGAGTGGCACCAAGGGATCTTGATGCTCTGCGGTTCTTGTGGTGGGATGAAGGCGATCTCACAACGTCACCACAAGAATTTCAAATGTGTGTACACCTTTTTGGTGCCACATCATCGCCGAGCTGCGCGGGATTCGCCTTGCGCAGAACTGCAGATGACAATCAAGACAGCTTTGATGAGGAAGTTAGGCAAACAGTGTATGACAACTTCTATGTTGACGACTGCTTAAGGTCAGTACGAACAACGGAAGATGGAAGGAGATTAATCCCCCAACTGCGAGATATGTTGAGCTTAGGTGGATTTCGTCTTACCAAATGGGTAAGCAATGATAGAGAAGTACTATCAATGGTCCCTCCTGCTGAAAGAGCGTCATCGGTGGTAGACTTGGACTTTACTCATCTGCCACTAGAAAGAACACTAGGGGTACTGTGGGACATGGAGTCTGATCGGTTCAAGTTCAAGGTTGCTGTCAAAGATGTCCCAAACACTCGAAGAGGTATTCTGTCAGCAACGAGCTCACTTTATGACCCCTTGGGACTTGTTGCCCCATTTACCCTGGAAGGGAAGGTTCTGCTACAAGACTTATGTGCGCAAGGCCTGAGTTGGGATGAACCAGTGAAGGATGAAGAACTTCGACGTTGGCAGAACTGGTTAGAGGAATTACCAGATTTAGAGTCTGCTGAGATCAGTAGGTGCATCAAACCACCATACTTCGACGATGTGAGTTACGATGTTCACATATTCGGGGATGCATCAGAACGAGGCTATGCCGTCAGTGCCTATGTGAGGACAAAGGATTCCGGAGGGAAGGTTCATTGTACACTGTTGATGGGCAAGGCCAGAGTATGTCCCATTAAGAAAGTAACCGTGCCAAGATTAGAATTAACAGCAGCGACTTTGGCTGTCAAGGTCGGCCAGGTTCTGCAGTCGGAGTTGAGCATCCCACTGAAGAGTACAACTTACTGGACGGACTCCACAACAGTCCTGTTGTATGTCCGCAATGAGGGTCGCAGGTTTAAAACATTTGTTGCAAACAGAGTGGCTGCCATCCGAGAAGCTAGTACCGTAGACCAGTGGAGGTATGTCGACACTCATCAGAACCCAGCTGACGATGGTTCGCGCGGACTACATGCTAGAGACCTAACGAGTACATGCAGGTGGCTGAATGGACCTGCATTTCTGTGGGATGCCGAGGAGAATTGGCCAGAGATTCCTTCTGGGATAGAAAACCTAGAGGGGAGGGAATTACCTGAGGATATCCAGGATGAATGTAAGGTGAAAAAGCAAACTTACCTTAACACGACCAATGGTGTGGTTGCCAGATTGCTGGAGAAATACTCATCATGGACTCGGTTGAAAAGAGGGGTTGCTTGGATTCTTCGGTATAAGGAATACCTTGTAGCACGATGCAGGGGTAAACAACCATGTAAGGAGACTGTCTTGTCCTTGCAAGAACTGAAAGAAGCTGAATTAGCCGTAATCAAGTACGTCCAACAGAAGGCCTTTCATGAAGAACTACATCTTCTCAGGCAGAAGAAGGTCAGTAAGCTGTGGAGTAACAATGCCTTCAACAAGATTAACCCGGTATTACATGACGGGGTCCTACGGGTTGGTGGGAGGTTGAGAAACGCTCCTGTTGCATATGACGAAATGCATCCCATCATACTACCATCCAATGACCGAGTGACATCTCTGATCATTATCCATCACCATCTCCTTGTAGGTCACTCAGGGTCGGGCATGACCTGGAGCTCCCTCAGAAACAAATTCTGGATACTGAAGGGAGGAGCAGCAGTAAGGAAGGTAATTGGAAAGTGCTTCGACTGCAAGCGGAGAAATGCCCCACGCGGTTCCCAGTTTATGTCAGAGTTGCCATCAGTCAGAGTGACACCGGAAAACCCACCATTTACATTTGTAGGTGTTGACTACTTCGGGCCGCTGTGGGTGAAGCAGGGTCGAAGCCAAGTCAAGAGATGGGGATGTGTTTTTACTTGCATGACCATGCGAGCAGTTCACATAGAGTTGGCCGATAACCTGGATACCGACTCCTTCTTGAATGCTTTGAGAAGATTTATAAGCAGGCGCGGGACTCCAGCGAAAATTCTGAGTGACAACGGCAGCAACTTTAAGGGAGGAGAAAGAGAACTGCGAGAAGCGGTGCAGTCACTGAACAACGCAAGAACGGAAAATTTCCTGCTAAATAAGGAAATTGAGTGGCAATTTAATCCTCCGGCAGCAAGCCATATGGGTGGCATATGGGAGAGAATCATCAGGTCTGTGAGACGCATTCTGAAGGCGTTAGTGAAGGAGCAGCTCATCAATCAAGAGGTATTGACCACATTGCTGACCGAAGTAGAGGCAATCCTCAATGCCAGGCCACTAACACAGATCAGTTTGGATCCAAGAGATAACCAACCATTGACGCCGAATCACCTGCTCCTCTTGAAAGGAAATCCAAATATTGCTCCAGGAGAGTTTGTTAAGACCGATGGATATGGACGTCGCCGATGGCGCCAGTGCCAGTACTTGGCAAATCAGTTCTGGAGGCGCTGGATAAGGGAATACCTGCCATTATTGCAGACGCGTCAGAAGTGGAACAAGGAAAAGAGAAGCCTCAGAGTTGGCGACCTGGTTCTCATGGTTAATGAGAGCTTACCCAGGGGGAAGTGGTCCGTTGGAAGGGTGGAACAGGTGTTCCCAGATAGGTTCGGTCGGGTGAGGCAGGTAGAAATAAGAGTGGGTTCCCAATATTACAAGCGCCCAATTGTGAAACTGTGCCTATTGGAGGAGGCTGATAGTGAGTAA